The following are from one region of the Sorghum bicolor cultivar BTx623 chromosome 2, Sorghum_bicolor_NCBIv3, whole genome shotgun sequence genome:
- the LOC8074190 gene encoding prostatic spermine-binding protein gives MTGWTTAAALPQVVRPLPTSSPAMSAHQVQTVNGGDEIYNEDQRAIYKLLSERIKSENVPENKDGSDDDDDDDDEDEDEEGGDDDDDAEEDFSGEEDGGDDDDEDDDPEANGEGGSDDDDDDEDGDDDGDDEDEDDDEDDDEEDDEDEEDQPPSKKKK, from the exons ATGACTGGGTGGACTACCGCCGCCGCCCTACCCCAGGTGGTGAGGCCTTTGCCTACCTCTTCGCCGGCGATGAGCGCCCACCAG GTTCAAACTGTAAATGGTGGAGATGAAATATATAATGAAGACCAACGGGCAATATACAA GTTATTATCTGAAAGAATCAAATCTGAAAATGTCCCTGAAAATAAGGATGGATcagatgacgatgatgatgacgatgatgaagatgaggatgaaGAGGGTGgtgatgacgacgatgatgcTGAAGAGGATTTCTCCGGAGAAGAAGATGGGGGTGACGacgatgatgaagatgatgatccTGAGGCTAATGGTGAAGGAGGGAgtgatgacgacgatgatgatgaggatggtgatgatgatggcgatgatgaagatgaggatgacGATGAGGATGACGATGAGGAGGATGACGAAGATGAGGAAGACCAGCCCccttccaagaagaagaagtga